One genomic segment of Plasmodium vinckei vinckei genome assembly, chromosome: PVVCY_03 includes these proteins:
- a CDS encoding origin recognition complex subunit 5, putative — protein sequence MHKIKDSESDINSDDCNATAQDCIYSFSSPKKQKINISNSSLNSRTKGNKSTLPSNTDSTCTNQNSISKLKKKQKDCEYINDSNEDKETNDNDDKDSEYQLENDEDDDDEEYEENINKSEELNDGNVNKSEELDDENDSKENDDTEEQNSLYDEELNEIIDEEYFKEIIPAIPRDILGTYITCLKTCGFEREVQLDRMINLLGDLRDPISVIQVLGLPGMGKTKVVKSFIKLLNVPYAYVNCLMAVYQSGKSAKNAIYHTILKDLSVSLLKEFDEYKKFNNITDYQYDPTKLVPNHVSNTDVFFSTLHKLLSFTPENEFNLQKNDKEMKGNDKKGKNIKINEKGKHNKLDKGRSKSQNISSVEKKQLEDEQNNAKKNRIKIYSNKNYYKDKLYDRSVVFILDNIRYLVRTHPDLFYALTRIHEYIKGPYNDLSKANKTTRGLCVILINRSPLPDEIFDGLPQPPTVWFDSYTSDMCKNILYRLYSTMCFESLLTYNDKDLKIYYTTNNNQGNTGKEFIIKKNNVVLENDVIYDIWCRYIDYIINVSYKDYKSDFHELLFICSHMWPLFIKPIIDGVLEPIVENMNALQRNIDTHIRVATYNHASHFTFELTDSVFLNQTNLKNKIDLSFYSKILLLGAYLASRNSPLTDKRFFNATVKGGAFSLPKKRKTRNSNESILTLIGQSIPKIFTFIRWLCITDCLLVCFFDEQLILNSLICQQINSLIQLGFVSYYTPNNLSCLVRNSLMNGVQWSGFCGSTLLNSANNFAFLNNSVFCETNNSITYDPLDPYTKLTIQVPEETIRIISKELKIPLDELIL from the coding sequence atGCACAAAATAAAGGATAGCGAAAGTGATATAAATTCAGATGACTGTAATGCAACAGCACAGGATTGCATTTACAGTTTTAGTTCCccaaaaaaacaaaaaataaatatttcaaatagTTCCCTAAATTCGAGAACAAAGGGAAATAAGAGCACACTGCCATCAAATACTGATTCCACATGTACTAACCAAAATAGTATTAgtaagttaaaaaaaaaacaaaaggattgtgaatatataaatgatagtAATGAAGATAAAGAAACAAACGATAACGATGATAAGGATAGTGAATATCAACTGGAAAATGACGAAgatgatgatgatgaagagtatgaagaaaatataaacaagtCAGAAGAATTAAATGATGGAAATGTGAACAAGTCAGAAGAATTagatgatgaaaatgatagtaaagaaaatgatgatacAGAAGAACAGAATAGTTTATACGATGAAGAactaaatgaaataattgatgaagaatattttaaagaaataattcCAGCAATACCACGTGATATATTAGGAACATATATAACTTGTTTAAAAACATGCGGATTTGAAAGAGAAGTACAATTAGATCGAATGATAAATTTGTTAGGAGATTTGAGAGATCCTATATCTGTGATACAAGTTTTAGGATTACCTGGAATGGGGAAAACAAAAGTTGTTAaaagttttataaaattattaaatgtaccatatgcatatgtaaATTGTTTAATGGCTGTTTATCAATCAGGAAAGTCAGCAAAGAATGCTATATACCATACAATACTCAAAGATTTAAGTGTTAGtttattaaaagaatttgatgaatataaaaaatttaataatattacagATTATCAATATGATCCAACAAAACTAGTTCCTAACCATGTATCAAATACTgatgttttttttagtacATTACATAAGCTTTTGTCATTTACTCCagaaaatgaatttaacttgcaaaaaaatgataaagaaaTGAAAGGAAATGACAAGAAAggcaaaaatataaaaataaatgaaaaaggaaAGCATAACAAACTTGATAAGGGTAGAAGTAAATCACAAAATATCTCATctgtagaaaaaaaacagttAGAAGACgaacaaaataatgcaaaaaaaaataggataaaaatatatagcaataaaaattattacaaagataaattatatgataGATCtgttgtatttatattagaTAATATTAGATATTTGGTTAGAACCCATCctgatttattttatgcattAACAAGAATacatgaatatattaaagGTCCTTATAATGATTTAAGTAAAGCTAATAAAACAACAAGAGGATTATgtgtaatattaattaatagaTCACCATTACCTGATGAAATATTTGATGGGTTACCACAACCTCCAACTGTTTGGTTTGATTCATATACATCTGATATGTGcaagaatatattatatagatTATATAGTACTATGTGTTTTGAATCTTTACTAACttataatgataaagacctcaaaatatattacactacaaataataatcaagGAAATACAGGAAaagaatttataataaaaaaaaataatgttgttttagaaaatgatgttatatatgatatatggTGTCGATATAttgattatattataaatgtttCGTATAAGGATTATAAAAGTGATTTTcatgaattattatttatatgctcTCATATGTGgcctttatttattaaaccAATAATAGATGGAGTATTAGAACCCATTgttgaaaatatgaatgCCTTACAAAGAAATATAGATACTCATATTCGTGTTGCTACTTATAATCATGCTAGTCATTTTACCTTCGAGCTAACAGATTccgtttttttaaatcagacaaatttaaaaaataaaatagatttatcattttattcaaaaatattattattaggtGCATATTTAGCATCTAGAAATTCGCCATTAACTGATAAAcgtttttttaatgcaaCTGTAAAAGGAGGTGCATTTAGTTTGcccaaaaaaagaaaaacaagAAATAGTAATGAATCTATATTAACTTTAATAGGTCAATCTATTCctaaaatttttacatttataaGATGGCTATGCATAACAGATTGTTTATTAGTATGTTTTTTTGATGaacaattaatattaaatagttTAATATGCCaacaaataaattcattaaTACAATTAGGGTTTGTTTCATATTATACACctaataatttatcttGTCTAGTGCGTAATAGTTTAATGAATGGAGTACAGTGGAGTGGTTTTTGTGGTAGTACACTTTTAAATTCAGCAAAtaattttgcatttttaaataatagtgTTTTTTGTGAAACTAATAATTCAATTACTTACGACCCTCTCGATCCATATACAAAATTGACTATTCAGGTCCCAGAGGAAACAATCAGAATTATTTCAAAGGAACTCAAAATACCGCTTGACGAGTTGATATTGTAA
- a CDS encoding DNA-directed RNA polymerase II subunit RPB2, putative, whose protein sequence is MHVKIENPYPHPGFMKPDHGIEDVSDKDDDDQINEDDSWVVIGSFFASHGLVNQQIESYNDFIEYRMQEIIDEHPHIEIKPQPQYRPDKDENTNIIYSLKFGQLSLDRPFFDEKNLINKNLWPQEARLRNLTYSSAIYIDIEQSTYMIDEITKKQILKEKFVYERINLGRIPLMLKSMFCWTKGLPENDISDMGECSLDQGGYFIVNGGEKVLVAQERMANNFIYVFKKKHSSKFGWIAEIRSQMEKSQATSGFSVKMKTKSGSRTGGSGRSSGGLLVATLPYIRTEISVGILFRALGCTSDRDILQRIVYDFNDKMMINIMRETLEECIDYPTQDICLDYIGKRGPTVGASRDKRILYAKELLRKEVLPHMGTGPGVESKKSYFIGYMINRLLLAELGRIKEDDRDHFGKKRLDIAGPLMASSFATYFRKMAKDVRRVLQRQIDNNKPFDVAGAIRSCSQITQGMQYQLATGNWGKDKDGKVIRTGVAQVLNRLTYSSCLSHLRRLNTPLGREGKMAKPRQLHNTHWGMICPFETPEGQSVGLVKNLSLMCDISVGTSTNNIYEFLTEWGLESLDEVPPQLMNEKVKLFLNGKWVGCFNQIDNLIETLYELRRRCDISPEASIVRDVNSKEIKIFTDSGRAMRPLYVVKNVGGKNKLKLTKEHIRNATKYPDQYNWDYFIQEGIIEYIDCEEEETTMISMFIDDLKTGTGYYNNYTHCEIHPSLILGVCASIIPFSDHNQSPRNTYQSAMSKQAMGIYVTNFNIRLDTLAHLLYYPQKPLVCTKATEYLHFKDLPAGINAIVAIMCYTGYNQEDSLIMNQSSIDRGLFRSVFYRTYTSEEKQQGSLIIESFEKPSVRVVKGLKRGDYTKLEDDGLIAPGIRVLGDDIIIGKVSPSIDDEEDIIIQKKIPNASLTASNNKNIYDNTVGSDNISSSSSVMGSPSYTSSMLDAGSDPNGNERYGSGSSSVGSDTASRINSVSGQSHTTLVSGADSDRYGSTAGATIREDVEVPTLTIRTTSAMKQYKKDCSLSIRSNENGVIDTVMLSSNSRGNKFAKVKVRSVRIPQIGDKFASRHGQKGTIGITYRMEDMPFTSDGTFPDIIMNPHAVPSRMTIGHLVECLAGKVAAIEGGEGDATPFSKITVQEISERLHRLGYEKYGNDILYNGHNGRMLKSKIFIGPTFYQRLKHMVEDKIHARSRGPLTMITRQPTEGRSRDGGLRFGEMERDCMISHGSAKMLKERLFEESDAYRVHVCDTCGLCCVADINKNAYECTICNSKTNISQIYIPYACKLLFQELMTMAIYPKLVLEDM, encoded by the exons ATGCATGTTAAAATTGAAAACCCGTATCCCCACCCTGGGTTTATGAAGCCAG ACCATGGCATTGAAGATGTGAGCGACAAAGATGACGACGACCAAATCAATGAAGACGATAGTTGGGTTGTTATAGGGTCTTTTTTTGCTAGTCACGGTTTAGTAAATCAACAAATTGAAAGTTATAATGATTTTATAGAATATAGAATGCAAGAAATAATAGATGAACATCCACATATTGAAATAAAACCACAACCACAATATAGACCTGataaagatgaaaatactaatataatatattctttaaaatttgGACAACTATCATTAGATAGACCATTttttgatgaaaaaaatttaattaataaaaatctATGGCCTCAAGAAGCCAGATTAAGAAACTTAACTTATTCATctgctatatatattgatataGAGCAAAGTACATATATGATTGAtgaaattacaaaaaaacaaattttaaaagaaaagttTGTATATGAACGTATAAATTTAGGTAGAATACCTCTTATGCTTAAATCTATGTTTTGTTGGACAAAGGGTTTACCTGAAAATGATATCTCTGATATGGGAGAATGTAGTTTAGATCAAGGTggttattttattgtaaaTGGTGGTGAGAAAGTTTTAGTTGCTCAAGAAAGAATggcaaataattttatatatgtatttaaaaaaaaacattctTCAAAATTTGGATGGATTGCAGAAATTCGATCTCAAATGGAAAAATCACAAGCTACATCTGGTTTTTCtgtaaaaatgaaaacaaaatcGGGTTCTAGAACTGGTGGTTCTGGAAGATCAAGTGGTGGATTACTTGTTGCTACATTACCATATATAAGAACTGAAATATCAGTTGGAATATTATTTAGAGCATTAGGTTGTACTTCGGATCGAGATATATTACAACGTATTGTCTACGACTTTAATGACAAAATGATGATTAACATAATGAGAGAAACATTAGAAGAATGTATTGATTATCCTACTCAAGATATATGTTTAGATTATATTGGAAAAAGAGGTCCAACAGTTGGTGCATCAAGAGATAAAAGAATTTTATATGCAAAAGAATTATTACGTAAAGAGGTATTACCACATATGGGTACAGGCCCAGGTGTTGAAAGTAAAAAATCGTATTTTATTGgatatatgataaatagATTATTATTAGCAGAATTAGGAAGAATTAAAGAAGATGATAGAGATCATTTTGGAAAGAAAAGATTAGATATAGCTGGTCCACTTATGGCTAGTAGTTTTGCTACTTACTTTAGAAAAATGGCAAAAGATGTAAGAAGGGTATTACAAAGACAaatagataataataaacctTTTGATGTAGCTGGAGCGATAAGAAGTTGTTCACAAATAACACAAGGAATGCAATATCAATTAGCTACAGGAAATTGGGGTAAAGATAAAGATGGGAAAGTTATAAGAACAGGGGTAGCTCAAGTTTTAAACAGATTAACATATTCTTCTTGCTTATCGCATTTAAGAAGATTAAACACACCATTAGGTAGAGAAGGGAAAATGGCAAAACCAAGACAATTGCATAATACACATTGGGGTATGATATGCCCTTTTGAAACACCAGAAGGTCAATCTGTTGGTctagtaaaaaatttatcattaatGTGTGATATAAGTGTTGGTACATCtactaataatatatatgaatttttaacAGAATGGGGTCTAGAATCATTAGATGAAGTACCACCACAATTAATGAATGAAAAAgtgaaattatttttaaatggaAAATGGGTTGGATGTTTTAATCAAATAGATAACTTAATAGAAACTCTATATGAATTACGAAGAAGATGTGATATATCACCAGAAGCATCAATTGTTAGAGATGTAAATagtaaagaaataaaaatttttaccGATTCTGGTCGAGCTATGAGACCGTTATatgttgtaaaaaatgtaggaggtaaaaataaattaaaattaactAAAGAACATATTAGAAATGCTACAAAATATCCAGATCAATATAATTGGgattattttatacaagAAGGTATTATAGAATATATAGATTgtgaagaagaagaaacaACTATGATAAGTATGTTTATAgatgatttaaaaacagGGACGggttattataataattatacacATTGTGAAATTCATCCATCTTTAATTTTAGGAGTTTGTGCATCTATTATTCCATTTAGTGATCATAATCAAAGTCCCCGTAATACATATCAAAGTGCAATGAGTAAACAAGCAATGGGAATTTATgtaacaaattttaatatacgGTTAGATACGTTAGCtcatttattatactaTCCACAAAAACCATTAGTATGTACAAAAGCTACTGAATATTTACACTTTAAAGATTTACCAGCTGGAATAAATGCAATTGTAGCAATTATGTGCTATACAGGATATAACCAAGAAGATAGTTTAATCATGAATCAATCATCTATTGATCGGGGTCTATTTAGAAGTGTTTTTTATCGTACTTATACTAGTGAAGAAAAACAGCAAGGTAGTTTAATTATTGAATCATTTGAAAAACCATCAGTAAGAGTAGTAAAAGGGTTGAAGAGAGGTgattatacaaaattagaAGATGATGGTTTGATAGCACCTGGAATTCGGGTTCTTGGTGATGATATTATAATTGGGAAAGTATCTCCAAGTATTGATGATGAAgaagatataataattcaaaaaaaaattcctAATGCTTCTTTAACTGCatctaataataaaaatatttatgataaTACAGTTGGTAGTGATAATATTAGTAGTAGTTCTAGTGTGATGGGAAGTCCATCTTATACTTCTAGTATGTTAGATGCAGGTTCTGATCCCAATGGAAATGAAAGATATGGATCTGGTAGTAGTAGTGTTGGAAGTGATACTGCATCTAGAATCAATTCAGTGTCAGGCCAATCACATACTACATTAGTATCAGGAGCAGACAGTGATAGATATGGTAGTACTGCTGGTGCTACTATTAGAGAAGATGTAGAAGTACCGACATTAACTATTCGAACTACTAGTGCAATgaaacaatataaaaaagattgTTCTTTAAGTATACgatcaaatgaaaatggtGTTATAGATACAGTTATGTTATCATCAAATAGTAGAGGTAATAAATTTGCTAAAGTAAAAGTACGATCTGTTAGAATACCCCAAATTGGAGATAAGTTTGCAAGTAGGCATGGACAAAAAGGTACAATCGGTATAACCTATAGAATGGAAGATATGCCATTTACATCTGATGGTACATTTCctgatattattatgaacCCACATGCAGTTCCATCTCGTATGACTATCGGGCATTTAGTTGAATGCTTAGCTGGTAAAGTAGCTGCTATTGAGGGAGGAGAAGGAGATGCAACCCCATTTTCTAAAATTACAGTTCAAGAAATTTCTGAACGTTTACATAGATTAggttatgaaaaatatggtaatgatatattatataatggaCATAATGGTAGAATGCTAAAAtcgaaaatatttataggaCCAACATTTTATCAAAGATTAAAACATATGGTAGAAGATAAAATACATGCCAGAAGTAGAGGACCTCTAACTATGATTACAAGACAACCAACAGAAGGAAGATCAAGAGATGGTGGTTTAAGATTTGGAGAAATGGAAAGAGATTGTATGATATCTCATGGATCTGCTAAAATGTTAAAAGAACGTTTATTTGAAGAAAGTGATGCATATCGTGTTCATGTCTGTGATACTTGTGGTTTATGTTGTGTAgcagatataaataaaaatgcttATGAATGCACTATATGTAATAGTAAGACAAATATTtcacaaatttatattccaTATGCATGTAAGTTACTTTTTCAAGAACTAATGACAATGGCAATATATCCAAAACTTGTTCTCGAAGATATGTAA
- a CDS encoding palmitoyltransferase DHHC11, putative produces MINKIKTIFRVLYNYAIVLLVYGLAIQATYLCFKCALTFSTKIKIPCLISFGFTTCMTLWCHIKCLLKNPGYLNKSDFPGENINMYDHNISYCKICNLPKIKRAHHCSACNKCVKRMDHHCTWINNCVGLYNQKFFILLNIYNLLMCCNSSFIIFYKLIMCIKRRPYFKDESCNFLKIDIFLIIVVSIFSLIFGIFSFVMLVDQYWGIKTNTSGIEFLKNIKGEEQSFSKSFIEIFGEASHTWLIPVDVKIKDNLVDDFNKKIKKK; encoded by the exons atgataaacaaaataaaaaccaTATTCCGTGTGTTATACAATTACgctattgttttatta GTTTATGGGCTAGCTATTCAAGCAACTTATTTATGTTTCAAATGTGCATTAACTTTTtc gacaaaaataaaaataccaTGTCTGATCTCATTTGGATTTACAACATGTATGACTTTATGGTGCCATATAAAATGTCTATTAAAAAATCCAGGATATTTAAACAAATCTG acTTTCCAGGAgagaatataaatatgtatgacCATAATATAAGCTattgtaaaatatgtaatttgccaaaaataaaaagagcTCATCATTGTTCAGCTTGTAATAAGTGTGTAAAAAGAATGGACCATCATT GTACATGGATAAATAATTGTGTTGGATTATATAACCAAAAATTTTTCATCCTCCtaaatatt tACAACTTATTAATGTGTTGTAATTCctcttttataattttctataaattGATCATGTGCATTAAAAGGAGACCATATTTTAAAGATGAAAGT tGCAATTTCCTTAAAATTGACATTTTCCTTATCATA gttgtttctatattttcattaatatttggaatattttcttttgttaTGCTTGTCGATCAGTATTGGggaataaaaacaaatacatCAG GTATtgaatttttgaaaaatataaaaggaGAAGAACAGAGTTTTTCTAAATCATTTATAGAAATCTTTGGGGAAGCATCACACACATG GCTTATCCCTGTTGATGTAAAAATTAAGGACAATTTAGTGGAcgattttaataaaaaaataaaaaaaaaataa